In Camelus ferus isolate YT-003-E chromosome 5, BCGSAC_Cfer_1.0, whole genome shotgun sequence, one genomic interval encodes:
- the INHBB gene encoding inhibin beta B chain, with product MDGLPGRALGAACLLLLAAGWLGPEAWGSPTPPPSPAAPPPPPPPGAPGGSQDTCTSCGSFRRPEELGRVDGDFLEAVKRHILNRLQMRGRPNITHAVPKAAMVTALRKLHAGKVREDGRVEIPHLDGHASPGADGQERVSEIISFAETDGLASSRVRLYFFISNEGNQNLFVVQASLWLYLKLLPYVLEKGSRRKVRVKVYFQEQGHGDRWNVVEKRVDLKRSGWHTFPLTEAIQALFERGERRLSLDVQCDGCQELAVVPVFVDPGEESHRPFVVVQARLGDSRHRIRKRGLECDGRTNLCCRQQFFIDFRLIGWNDWIIAPTGYYGNYCEGSCPAYLAGVPGSASSFHTAVVNQYRMRGLNPGTVNSCCIPTKLSTMSMLYFDDEYNIVKRDVPNMIVEECGCA from the exons ATGGACGGGCTGCCCGGTCGGGCGCTGGGGGCCGCCTGCCTTTTGCTGCTGGCGGCCGGCTGGCTGGGGCCCGAGGCCTGGGGCTCGCCCACGCCCCCACCGTCGCCCGCCGCACCGCCGCCACCCCCGCCACCCGGAGCCCCAGGCGGCTCGCAGGACACCTGCACGTCGTGCGGCAGCTTCCGGCGGCCGGAGGAGCTGGGCCGGGTGGACGGCGACTTCCTGGAGGCGGTGAAACGGCACATCTTGAACCGCCTGCAGATGCGGGGCCGGCCCAACATCACACACGCCGTGCCCAAGGCCGCCATGGTCACGGCCCTGCGCAAGCTGCACGCGGGCAAGGTGCGCGAGGACGGCCGGGTAGAGATCCCGCACCTCGACGGCCACGCCAGCCCGGGCGCTGACGGCCAGGAGCGCGTCTCCGAGATCATCAGCTTCGCTGAGACAG ATGGCCTCGCCTCCTCCAGGGTCCGCCTGTACTTCTTCATCTCCAATGAAGGCAACCAGAACCTGTTTGTGGTACAGGCCAGCCTGTGGCTTTACCTAAAGCTGCTGCCTTACGTCCTGGAGAAGGGCAGCCGGCGGAAGGTGCGGGTCAAGGTGTACTTCCAGGAGCAGGGCCATGGTGATCGGTGGAACGTGGTAGAGAAGCGGGTGGACCTCAAGCGCAGCGGCTGGCACACCTTCCCACTCACCGAGGCCATCCAGGCCTTGTTTGAGCGCGGCGAGCGGCGACTGAGCCTGGATGTGCAGTGCgatggctgccaggagctggccGTGGTGCCTGTGTTCGTGGACCCCGGCGAGGAGTCGCACCGGCCCTTTGTGGTCGTGCAAGCACGCCTGGGCGACAGCAGGCATCGCATTCGCAAGCGGGGCCTGGAGTGCGATGGCAGGACCAACCTCTGTTGCAGGCAACAGTTCTTCATCGACTTCCGCCTCATTGGCTGGAACGACTGGATCATCGCGCCCACCGGCTACTACGGGAACTACTGTGAGGGCAGCTGCCCAGCCTACCTGGCGGGGGTCCCTGGCTCCGCCTCCTCCTTCCACACGGCCGTGGTGAATCAGTACCGCATGCGGGGTCTGAATCCGGGCACGGTGAACTCCTGCTGCATCCCCACCAAGCTGAGCACCATGTCCATGCTCTACTTCGACGACGAGTACAACATCGTCAAGCGGGACGTGCCCAACATGATCGTGGAGGAGTGCGGCTGCGCCTGA